The following coding sequences lie in one Takifugu flavidus isolate HTHZ2018 chromosome 4, ASM371156v2, whole genome shotgun sequence genomic window:
- the rrp9 gene encoding U3 small nucleolar RNA-interacting protein 2 isoform X1 translates to MSSSFFIRAKQKPKLAQKGKIAVASKRKVDGDSGGKKVRATKPNSKYNEEISSESETESNVEPKKRRPIEEQEYEETPQEKKLRLAKLYIDQLKEEEEQKADDETFESDLVAGRLQEEVLEQKGKLQRPIAKDLLPPDASDIRLLRGHKLPITCLVITSDDKHIFSAAKDCSIIKWDVESGKKLHKIPGGRKGTEDRHVGHTGHILCMAVSSDAKYLATGDMNKLIMIWEAETCKHLYKFTGHKGPVSGLSFRRGSHDLYSASHDRSVKVWNVDENAYVETLFGHQDAITGLDCLSRERCVTTGGRDRSVRVWKIAEESQLVFHGHEGSIDCVQLINEEHMITGADDGSVCLWSVNRKKPLSTVKQAHGCHGDAGLEQPHWVASVAALQNSDTVASGASGCSHNSLVQLWKCAQNFRGLEPLFSIPVPGFVNSLKFSSSGRFLVAGVGQEHRLGRWWRIKEAKNGIYIIPLKRRAPNPESQ, encoded by the exons ATGTCTTCGTCTTTCTTTATAAGGgcaaaacaaaagccaaaatTAGCTCAAAAAGGAAAGATTGCAGTGGCGTCTAAACGAAAG GTTGATGGTGACTCTGGCGGAAAAAAAGTTCGAGCAACGAAACCCAACTCCAAATACAACGAGGAGATTTCCAGCGAGTCTGAGACAGAGAG TAATGTGGAGCCCAAGAAGAGGCGTCCTATCGAGGAGCAAGAGTATGAAGAAACTCCCCAGGAGAAGAAACTAAGACTAGCCAAGCTTTACATTGACCAGTTAAAGGAGGAAG AGGAACAGAAAGCAGATGACGAGACGTTTGAAAGTGATTTGGTTGCtggaagacttcaagaagaagtG CTGGAACAAAAAGGAAAACTCCAGAGACCTATTGCCAAAGAT CTTTTGCCGCCAGATGCTTCAGACATCAGGCTGTTAAGGGGACACAAACTTCCAAtcacctgcctggtcatcaccTCGGATGACAAGCACATCTTTTCTGCTGCTAAAGATTGCTCCATTATTAAGT GGGATGTCGAGAGCGGGAAGAAGCTGCACAAAATTCCAGGTGGAAGGAAAGGAACAGAGGACCGACATGTTGGGCACACTGGTCACATCCTGTGCATGGCTGTCTCATCAGATGCTAAATATTTG GCCACTGGTGATATGAACAAGCTGATAATGATTTGGGAAGCGGAAACATGCAAACATCTGTATAAATTCACAGGACACAAAGGCCCCGTGTCG GGTCTTTCCTTCAGGCGAGGATCTCACGACCTTTACAGCGCATCTCACGACCGTTCGGTCAAAGTGTGGAACGTAGACGAGAACGCATATGTGGAAACTCT ATTCGGTCATCAGGACGCCATCACGGGACTGGACTGCTTGAGCCGCGAGCGTTGCGTGACCACAGGAGGAAGGGATCGCTCAGTGAGGGTGTGGAAGATAGCCGAGGAATCTCAGCTGGTGTTTCACGGCCACGA GGGCTCCATTGATTGTGTCCAGCTTATAAACGAGGAGCACATGATAACGGGAGCAGACGACGG CTCCGTGTGCCTTTGGAGtgtcaacaggaagaaacctctcAGCACCGTGAAGCAGGCTCACGGTTGCCACGGTGATGCGGGGCTGGAGCAGCCTCATTGGGTGGCCTCGGTCGCAGCGCTTCAGAACTCCGACACAGTCGCCTCAGGTGCCTCCGGCT GTTCACACAATTCACTGGTGCAGTTGTGGAAATGTGCACAGAATTTCCGTGGTCTGGAGCCTCTGTTCAGTATACCAGTG CCTGGGTTTGTTAACAGTCTAAAGTTTTCCAGCTCAGGTCGCTTTTTGGTGGCAGGAGTTGGACAGGAACACAG GTTGGGTCGATGGTGGAGAATAAAGGAGGCCAAAAATGGAATTTACATAATTCCTCTTAAGAGGAGAGCTCCAAATCCAGAGTCTCAGTAA
- the rrp9 gene encoding U3 small nucleolar RNA-interacting protein 2 isoform X2, which translates to MSSSFFIRAKQKPKLAQKGKIAVASKRKVDGDSGGKKVRATKPNSKYNEEISSESETESNVEPKKRRPIEEQEYEETPQEKKLRLAKLYIDQLKEEEEQKADDETFESDLVAGRLQEEVLEQKGKLQRPIAKDLLPPDASDIRLLRGHKLPITCLVITSDDKHIFSAAKDCSIIKWDVESGKKLHKIPGGRKGTEDRHVGHTGHILCMAVSSDAKYLATGDMNKLIMIWEAETCKHLYKFTGHKGPVSGLSFRRGSHDLYSASHDRSVKVWNVDENAYVETLFGHQDAITGLDCLSRERCVTTGGRDRSVRVWKIAEESQLVFHGHEGSIDCVQLINEEHMITGADDGSVCLWSVNRKKPLSTVKQAHGCHGDAGLEQPHWVASVAALQNSDTVASGSHNSLVQLWKCAQNFRGLEPLFSIPVPGFVNSLKFSSSGRFLVAGVGQEHRLGRWWRIKEAKNGIYIIPLKRRAPNPESQ; encoded by the exons ATGTCTTCGTCTTTCTTTATAAGGgcaaaacaaaagccaaaatTAGCTCAAAAAGGAAAGATTGCAGTGGCGTCTAAACGAAAG GTTGATGGTGACTCTGGCGGAAAAAAAGTTCGAGCAACGAAACCCAACTCCAAATACAACGAGGAGATTTCCAGCGAGTCTGAGACAGAGAG TAATGTGGAGCCCAAGAAGAGGCGTCCTATCGAGGAGCAAGAGTATGAAGAAACTCCCCAGGAGAAGAAACTAAGACTAGCCAAGCTTTACATTGACCAGTTAAAGGAGGAAG AGGAACAGAAAGCAGATGACGAGACGTTTGAAAGTGATTTGGTTGCtggaagacttcaagaagaagtG CTGGAACAAAAAGGAAAACTCCAGAGACCTATTGCCAAAGAT CTTTTGCCGCCAGATGCTTCAGACATCAGGCTGTTAAGGGGACACAAACTTCCAAtcacctgcctggtcatcaccTCGGATGACAAGCACATCTTTTCTGCTGCTAAAGATTGCTCCATTATTAAGT GGGATGTCGAGAGCGGGAAGAAGCTGCACAAAATTCCAGGTGGAAGGAAAGGAACAGAGGACCGACATGTTGGGCACACTGGTCACATCCTGTGCATGGCTGTCTCATCAGATGCTAAATATTTG GCCACTGGTGATATGAACAAGCTGATAATGATTTGGGAAGCGGAAACATGCAAACATCTGTATAAATTCACAGGACACAAAGGCCCCGTGTCG GGTCTTTCCTTCAGGCGAGGATCTCACGACCTTTACAGCGCATCTCACGACCGTTCGGTCAAAGTGTGGAACGTAGACGAGAACGCATATGTGGAAACTCT ATTCGGTCATCAGGACGCCATCACGGGACTGGACTGCTTGAGCCGCGAGCGTTGCGTGACCACAGGAGGAAGGGATCGCTCAGTGAGGGTGTGGAAGATAGCCGAGGAATCTCAGCTGGTGTTTCACGGCCACGA GGGCTCCATTGATTGTGTCCAGCTTATAAACGAGGAGCACATGATAACGGGAGCAGACGACGG CTCCGTGTGCCTTTGGAGtgtcaacaggaagaaacctctcAGCACCGTGAAGCAGGCTCACGGTTGCCACGGTGATGCGGGGCTGGAGCAGCCTCATTGGGTGGCCTCGGTCGCAGCGCTTCAGAACTCCGACACAGTCGCCTCAG GTTCACACAATTCACTGGTGCAGTTGTGGAAATGTGCACAGAATTTCCGTGGTCTGGAGCCTCTGTTCAGTATACCAGTG CCTGGGTTTGTTAACAGTCTAAAGTTTTCCAGCTCAGGTCGCTTTTTGGTGGCAGGAGTTGGACAGGAACACAG GTTGGGTCGATGGTGGAGAATAAAGGAGGCCAAAAATGGAATTTACATAATTCCTCTTAAGAGGAGAGCTCCAAATCCAGAGTCTCAGTAA
- the LOC130524799 gene encoding uncharacterized protein LOC130524799 isoform X1: MPPKREATTSVQAPIKVIKMDGDAQDFSCESESDKYRLAEEPSYPLFTNAEQESIDFDEENASSPGIRTDTISLLLKIEQLQAQLKYERRCRILAERELRELKEMNTLMMQMRHTAHELRVTLDHVLQGGEASLVPQNNENKTVSFLNEPEAEMSAIHDIPEDDHNFLYLSEHLRVPKNLYERMAEVTDYKKYTSALLMIIFDRETLATHSVQGRRNTINGEDSQKPQLPPEILRSIIDHVSGKFGVDHSQIKTAIRTKLNNEDKLLKKRLGVGKVEHKSVTDESFSQDL, encoded by the exons ATGCCCCCCAAGAGAGAGGCAACAACTTCAGTGCAGGCACCAATCAAGGTGATAAAGATGGACGGTGATGCACAGGACTTCAGCTGTGAGTCAGAGAGTGATAAATATAGGTTAGCTGAAGAGCCCAGTTATCCACTGTTTACCAACGCCGAG caGGAATCTATTGACTTTGACGAGGAGAACGCTTCAAGTCCAGGAATCAGAACAGATACCATCAGTCTCCTTCTGAAAATAGAGCAACTGCAGGCCCAGCTCAAGTATGAACGCAGATGTAGGATTTTAGCAGAGCGAGAGTTAAGAGAGCTCAAAG AGATGAACACTCTCATGATGCAGATGAGGCACACAGCACACGAGCTTCGAGTCACTCTGGACCATGTTCTTCAGGGAGGCGAGGCATCGTTGGTACCGCAGAACAATGAGAATAAAACCGTGTCTTTCCTGAATGAGCCTGAGGCAGAGATGAGTGCCATTCATGATATCCCAGAG GACGACCACAACTTTTTGTATCTGTCTGAGCATCTTCGAGTACCAAAAAACCTTTACGAACGCATGGCGGAGGTAACGGATTACAAGAAGTACACCTCGGCCCTGCTGATGATCATTTTCGACAGAGAAACTTTAGCCACCCACTCCGTGCAGGGACGGAGGAACACTATTAATGGAGAGGATTCCCAAAAACCTCAGCTTCCTCCTGAGATCCTGCGAAGTATAATCG ATCACGTGTCGGGCAAGTTCGGTGTTGATCACAGCCAAATAAAGACGGCCATCCGCACAAAGTTGAACAACGAGGACAAGCTGTTAAAGAAAAGGCTCGGTGTGGGGAAAGTGGAACACAAATCTGTCACCGACGAGAGCTTCAGTCAAGATTTATAG
- the LOC130524799 gene encoding uncharacterized protein LOC130524799 isoform X2: MPPKREATTSVQAPIKVIKMDGDAQDFSCESESDKYRLAEEPSYPLFTNAEESIDFDEENASSPGIRTDTISLLLKIEQLQAQLKYERRCRILAERELRELKEMNTLMMQMRHTAHELRVTLDHVLQGGEASLVPQNNENKTVSFLNEPEAEMSAIHDIPEDDHNFLYLSEHLRVPKNLYERMAEVTDYKKYTSALLMIIFDRETLATHSVQGRRNTINGEDSQKPQLPPEILRSIIDHVSGKFGVDHSQIKTAIRTKLNNEDKLLKKRLGVGKVEHKSVTDESFSQDL, encoded by the exons ATGCCCCCCAAGAGAGAGGCAACAACTTCAGTGCAGGCACCAATCAAGGTGATAAAGATGGACGGTGATGCACAGGACTTCAGCTGTGAGTCAGAGAGTGATAAATATAGGTTAGCTGAAGAGCCCAGTTATCCACTGTTTACCAACGCCGAG GAATCTATTGACTTTGACGAGGAGAACGCTTCAAGTCCAGGAATCAGAACAGATACCATCAGTCTCCTTCTGAAAATAGAGCAACTGCAGGCCCAGCTCAAGTATGAACGCAGATGTAGGATTTTAGCAGAGCGAGAGTTAAGAGAGCTCAAAG AGATGAACACTCTCATGATGCAGATGAGGCACACAGCACACGAGCTTCGAGTCACTCTGGACCATGTTCTTCAGGGAGGCGAGGCATCGTTGGTACCGCAGAACAATGAGAATAAAACCGTGTCTTTCCTGAATGAGCCTGAGGCAGAGATGAGTGCCATTCATGATATCCCAGAG GACGACCACAACTTTTTGTATCTGTCTGAGCATCTTCGAGTACCAAAAAACCTTTACGAACGCATGGCGGAGGTAACGGATTACAAGAAGTACACCTCGGCCCTGCTGATGATCATTTTCGACAGAGAAACTTTAGCCACCCACTCCGTGCAGGGACGGAGGAACACTATTAATGGAGAGGATTCCCAAAAACCTCAGCTTCCTCCTGAGATCCTGCGAAGTATAATCG ATCACGTGTCGGGCAAGTTCGGTGTTGATCACAGCCAAATAAAGACGGCCATCCGCACAAAGTTGAACAACGAGGACAAGCTGTTAAAGAAAAGGCTCGGTGTGGGGAAAGTGGAACACAAATCTGTCACCGACGAGAGCTTCAGTCAAGATTTATAG
- the LOC130524797 gene encoding probable G-protein coupled receptor produces the protein MEPSGPFLTSEHNDTGSTAALTPMPSTPSRQMGFPLRPSHIKDLTGICIMVTLNVLALVANTAVLIVVVKSPHLRKFAFVGHLCAVDLLCAVLLMPLGIVATSPYFAGVGFTMLECRLYIFINIILIAASIFTITAISVERYYYIVHPMRYEVRMTLKLTAAVLAMVWIASCGLGLLTVFGWPDYGGLGSIGAAHCSLHWMHSDHRRVFSVIFSVACFCLPAVVIFAVYCSVYKVARVAARQHGPLPLWTNSQSKHRSDSINSQTTIITTTPNTPRRTVCDWPFGGSKAAFTLVVIVGQFLVCWLPYFAFHIHQMLSQMHSTSEELEDGVTWLAYSSFSLNPFFYGLLNRQIREELCKLRRCYSARPVELAASSHEGTGNENFLQFLHRTSCTVETQASAATPSPRSTLDQTGPNGFRIPGQIPEEFT, from the coding sequence ATGGAGCCGAGCGGTCCATTCCTGACCTCAGAACACAATGACACCGGCAGCACCGCCGCTTTGACGCCGATGCCCTCCACTCCCAGCAGGCAGATGGGCTTTCCCCTCCGTCCGTCTCACATTAAAGACCTGACTGGGATTTGCATCATGGTGACCTTGAACGTTCTGGCCCTCGTGGCCAACACCGCCGTTCTGATTGTTGTGGTAAAATCCCCTCACCTGAGGAAATTTGCCTTCGTGGGACACCTGTGCGCCGTGGACCTGCTGTGCGCCGTCTTGCTCATGCCTCTTGGGATCGTGGCCACCTCACCGTACTTTGCCGGCGTGGGCTTCACCATGCTAGAGTGCCGGCTCTACATCTTCATCAACATCATCCTCATAGCCGCCTCCATCTTCACCATCACGGCCATCAGCGTGGAGCGCTACTACTACATCGTGCACCCCATGCGCTACGAGGTCAGGATGACGCTAAAGCTGACGGCGGCGGTGTTGGCGATGGTGTGGATCGCCTCCTGCGGCCTGGGGCTCCTCACTGTATTCGGCTGGCCTGACTACGGCGGCCTGGGCTCCATCGGCGCCGCCCACTGCTCTCTGCATTGGATGCATAGCGACCACAGGCGGGTTTTCTCTGTGATCTTCAGCGTGGCCTGTTTCTGCCTGCCCGCCGTCGTGATATTCGCCGTGTACTGTAGCGTATACAAGGTGGCCCGCGTCGCCGCCCGCCAACACGGACCTCTGCCCCTGTGGACGAACAGCCAGTCCAAGCATCGCTCTGACTCCATCAACAGCCAGACGACCATCATCACAACGACGCCCAACACCCCACGGAGGACGGTGTGTGACTGGCCCTTCGGTGGAAGCAAGGCCGCCTTCACGCTGGTGGTCATCGTTGGCCAGTTCCTCGTTTGCTGGCTTCCATATTTTGCCTTCCACATCCACCAGATGTTGAGCCAAATGCACTCCACGtccgaggagctggaggacgggGTCACCTGGCTGGCGTactcctccttttccctcaaCCCGTTTTTTTACGGGCTCCTCAACCGGCAGATCAGGGAGGAGCTCTGCAAGCTGCGGCGCTGCTACTCGGCCCGGCCGGTGGAGCTCGCCGCCTCCAGCCACGAGGGTACCGGCAACgagaacttcctgcagttcctccacAGGACCAGCTGCACGGTGGAGACGCAGGCCAGCGCTGCCACGCCCAGTCCCAGGAGCACCTTGGATCAGACTGGGCCGAATGGTTTCAGGATACCGGGACAGATCCCGGAGGAGTTTACCTGA
- the cav4a gene encoding caveolin-2 encodes MDATRKGDDLEEVEIDLGEPNDPGEFDIGDEAQRLWKAVPVLEEEEDIHTSAMVEISDTKPLIDVRDPRGINDCLKVTFEDVIAEPVSVRSGDRVWIWSHALFEVSRVWIYRIITAVLAIPLSVASGILFAILSCFHIWMVGPCVQAIVISTSWLQRMWSVLLDLIVRPLFLSVSRCCRGFSIHLAEE; translated from the exons ATGGACGCCACGAGGAAAGGGGACGATTTGGAGGAAGTGGAGATCGACCTGGGGGAGCCAAATGATCCAGGGGAGTTTGACATTGGAGATGAAGCTCAAAGGCTGTGGAAGGCTGTCCCTgtgctggaagaagaggaggacattCACACATCTGCAATGGTAGAAATCAGCGACACCAAGCCTCTGATAGATGTCAGAGACCCTCGTGGTATCAATGACTGTCTCAAG GTGACGTTTGAGGATGTGATCGCTGAGCCGGTGTCGGTGCGCAGCGGAGACAGAGTGTGGATCTGGAGTCACGCCCTGTTTGAGGTCTCCAGAGTCTGGATCTACAGGATAATCACAGCCGTCCTTGCCATTCCTTTGTCAGTTGCCTCTGGGATCCTCTTTGCCATCCTCAGCTGCTTTCACATCTG GATGGTTGGTCCATGCGTCCAGGCTATTGTCATCAGCACGAGCTGGCTGCAGAGGATGTGGAGCGTCCTCCTGGACCTCATCGTACGCCCTCTCTTCCTGAGCGTCAGCCGGTGCTGCCGAGGCTTCAGCATTCACCTGGCTGAAGAATGA
- the LOC130524618 gene encoding isotocin receptor-like — MGELLREQSACLLNVSWNNPNVSHGNDTVNPLKRNEDVAKVEVAVLVLVLLLALTGNLCVLWATHATKHSQSRMYFFMKHLSIADLVVALFQVFPQLIWDITFRFYGSDLLCRLVKYLQVVSMFASTYMLVLMSVDRCLAICQPLRLVDRKKDRLYVLASWMLSMIFSTPQAFIFSLKEVGSGVYDCWGDFVQPWGTKAYITWMSLSIYIIPVAILCVCYGLICFKIWKNFNVKTSRDRFLALTAGPSKCAHLLSRVSSVRLISKAKIRTVKMTFVVVLAYVVCWTPFFSVQMWSAWDPAAPREDMAFIIAMLLASLNSCCNPWIYMFFAGHLFQDLRRGFSCCCKRDATASSCSCNQRCRHKRNSSTCVMKNTSSQRSLTHTCSTGGL; from the exons ATGGGGGAGCTTTTACGCGAGCAAAGCGCTTGTCTGCTCAACGTTTCTTGGAACAACCCGAATGTGAGTCACGGAAACGACACGGTCAACCCGCTGAAGCGCAACGAAGACGTGGCCAAAGTGGAAGTTGccgtcctggtcctggtgctgctgctcgcccTCACCGGCAACCTGTGCGTCCTGTGGGCCACCCATGCCACCAAACACAGCCAGTCCCGCATGTATTTCTTCATGAAGCACCTGAGCATCGCGGACCTCGTCGTTGCGCTGTTCCAGGTGTTCCCGCAGCTGATCTGGGACATCACCTTTCGCTTCTACGGCTCGGATCTGCTGTGCAGGCTTGTTAAGTACCTCCAGGTCGTAAGTATGTTCGCGTCGACCTACATGCTCGTCCTGATGTCGGTGGACAGGTGCTTAGCCATCTGCCAGCCTCTGCGCCTGGTGGACAGGAAGAAGGACCGTTTGTACGTGCTCGCCTCCTGGATGCTCAGCATGATATTCAGCACTCCCCAGGCGTTCATATTTTCCCTCAAGGAGGTCGGGAGCGGCGTGTATGACTGCTGGGGGGACTTCGTGCAGCCGTGGGGGACCAAAGCCTACATCACGTGGATGAGTCTCAGCATTTATATCATCCCGGTGGCCATTCTGTGCGTCTGCTACGGGCTGATCTGTTTCAAGATATGGAAGAATTTTAACGTGAAGACTTCCCGGGATCGCTTCTTGGCCCTGACTGCGGGGCCCTCCAAGTGCGCGCATCTGCTCTCCCGCGTTAGTAGCGTGAGGCTGATCTCCAAAGCAAAGATCCGCACGGTGAAAATGACTTTTGTGGTGGTCCTTGCTTACGTCGTGTGCTGGACCCCTTTCTTCTCTGTCCAGATGTGGTCTGCGTGGGATCCTGCTGCGCCCAGAGAAG ACATGGCCTTCATCATCGCCATGCTGCTGGCCAGCCTCAACAGCTGCTGTAACCCCTGGATCTACATGTTCTTCGCCGGACACCTGTTCCAGGACCTGAGGCGgggcttctcctgctgctgtaaacGCGATGCAACggcgtcctcctgcagctgcaatcAACGGTGCCGCCACAAAAGGAACTCCAGCACCTGCGTCATGAAGAAcaccagcagccagaggagcctgacacacacgtgcagcacGGGGGGGCTGTGA